The nucleotide sequence TCTGTttcacaagtaaaagtcctgcatttataATTTCCCTAAAGTAGAAAAGTAGCAAACCTGGTAAGTATAAAAAACGAAACACTGtcaacgataattaagtcccaatgtcctcatacaagacgataataaagtcctatgctgtgtctcaaattgcgTACAacgttagtacacttccatatAGTATACCATGTGCACTGTACTTATTGGCATAGTGCgtgaatttcgacagggtagtgttgtctcagaCCATACACGGCCTTTGTGCacttaccggaaatgacgaccgcagctgttagctagttagcaaactagcattagtaTTTCTGTTATCGTTCGCGGTATCAAATCATTAGAGACTGCTAAAtgaacccaataaacatactgctggcttatacccgacaacagtatagtggtgtttagtgcaaaaaacacatgtattatacaatgcagcgacgttcatggttgcacagtcctcggccgccatttccagtttgaaaagtggtccctccccttccgctacatAGCTAAGATGGCAACcgttgagggcgagaagtgtccatagttccacactcaacttcttgaccgttttgagtgcaccatctgggtactcacagtgcactgcatttttccatacttcttaGTGacacacttatgcactcaaaatattaagtgtaagtacagaagtatgcgatttgagacacagcactaaTGTCTTCAAACCAGTACTTCCTAATTAGCAGTGTCTTAGCATGTTAATGTTGCTAAAATAGGTCAAATTTGTTgcaataaacaagtttcaaccacaaaatgtgatcaggttttggaccttgtccacttttgtgtcgggatccgctgcagactgacttggtaGAGATAACTACCATCTtcttttacatggattagtgtactgTGTTCTTAgtaccactagatggcataaaaaagtgtccacaaatgaggacaacaggtcttaGTTAAGTAGAAAAACGTATGAGGTCAGCTAAactcaaaatgtgatgtcctcatatgaggataGTGGGTCTCAGGAGAATATTGATGGAGCATCATTATATTATTGTAGCTGGTCGAGGCTGAGCTACAGTTGGTTTCTAGTTCAGTCTATAGCAATGGATCATATTCCATAAGTTGTTCATATCTTTGTATTAAACCGTCATCCTACCAACTGGGGTACCTGCAGAGGTATACTCTTTTTGCGTTTATTACATAACTAATAATTTTTTTGAGTGGAACAAATTAGCATTTTACTATGATTGTTGTTTCTTAAAGTAGTTTAATCCCCAGCCAATAGTCCTTGAATGTTAAATATGTTGGTATAATGAAGGTTAAACTTCTGTCAGACAGATGCGgtggaataaaaagtacaatatttagcTTTGAAATGTGTTAAAGTAGACATATTAAGGTGGCTTAAattgaaatactcaagtaaagtagaGAAGTAGAGGTACACAACcactgtttttaataaaaagtcACCTTGATCACCAGGGGCTTCGTGTTTTTATAGCACGTCCATGAACTCGGGGCACTTTagagacagattttaaaaagaatGGTCAAAGTCAATGCTTCAGGGGCCCATACATCTTATTTTTTCCATCCCTAGACTCTacagactctcacacactctgccTGAAAAATGCTTCATACCAAGAGATGTCAGGTTCACGGTTATTAACGCAGGctgttcttctttctttctgttataAATGAATAGTCTCCAAGCCCATGTTGAGATGTCaggtctgtttttttaatgtcaggTCTGAAAGAATAATCCAGGGTTGTATTTTCACACTTGACAGAACCACACTCAGGTTGTCCATTGATCAGGGGGTTAATGATTGGAGTAGCAGCTCCTTTTGTCCACATGTTAGGGTTTCTTCAAGCAAGCGAAAACCCCAATGTCCCCTGATGGCCAGGTGAGCACTTGGATTACATCTCTGCCACCATCAATGTGTGCGTGCAGCAGCCTAGTGTAAAGCCCTTCGGTATAAGCAGTGTAGCACCCCTTACGACAAATAAACTGTCCTTTGCAGTATTAAGGAGTGTAAATAggtggagtgcccctttaactTCAGCTGTTCTAAATGAGCTGAACTGTATTTCCAGGAGGTGGGGGGTATCTAAATAAACCTGCTTCCACCAGGAGCAACAAAGAGGGCTTATTCTGGGGGGTGGTGAGGCAGAGGGGATGCTTCAATCTAATTACAGACTCCAGGGAGATGACTTCATTGAGGTGACGCCCGACCCTTGGGTGAGTGTGTTTCTGCATCAGGGACAGGCCTCTCCAATTAGGGTAGGCAGGTCTGGGCTCTACCTTTACGTAGTAATTAAAAGGATGTCTATGGTGTTATGCAAGTCAAATGAGGAATGTTTTTTAAACCGTTTGCAATGTAGGAAATGTAACGTGAACTCATCTGACAGAGTCTGAGACTGCAGTAATGAGACCAAAGCAGTCTCTCTGGTGTTTGTATTAGTCTCAGTCACTTCCCCTAAACTATCTCAGTAAGTGGTGTTGTTCTCAGTGCATTTAGTCACTTGGGGTTTTTGTGGTTTACACATCCATTTTCCACAAGCTTGGGGGCTTCCAAGATGGGATGCTGACAAGGTCTCCTCAGGCACTATCACGCTGATAACCAAATTACAAGCCCATGtatgtctctcctcctctcattcCCAGGACAATTAACTGCGTCTGACAGTGGGCTAATGAACCACAGAGCCACAGCATTTGTTCTATCTGCAGTCGAGATCAGTTGCCATTAGTGATTGTGAGCGCCCACCCTTCAGTCTTCTTAATATGGAGATAAATGTATAAAGAGGCAGAGCAGGAAATGAGGTTATGGACAATCATTACTGTTGAGGGGGTgggactgaaaaaaaaagaaagattaaaAGCATCTGGAaaagtgtgtgtacatgtgaacACAATGACAGGCCGGCAGGCAGATGCAGGCATTATTAACCCAAATTAGCAGGGTTTGCTGCTTAGTGTTTACATGACAGACAGAGTTAAACTGTTGCTGCTATTACAACATGAGCCACTTCACTCCCACATAAAAGCTTTCTGGAACCATAATGATGTGCAGGCCAGAGGCAAACGTGTCCTTGAAGCATCTTTGATGTTCTCTGAGTGAGTCAGCACACTTGGACACAAATGACTGCCTCAGGTATGGTGACAAGAGAGCTTCTTTTTGGTGGAAAATGGAATTAAACAGGCACAAAATTCCTTCGTCAGTGGAGAAAGGATCAGTCCTGAGCAACGTAAATTGTGCTTGTTTCTTTAACCAACAAACTTAAAATAtaacaaacagtaatttcaaAAATAAAGCTTGATATAAAAATTTGACTTTTCCTTGGAAACCTTCAGATTGTTTCATCTCGGACAGGACTGTCAGCTCAACTTAGCTCTCATTAAGGTACTGAAGCGCCATCTAGTGCTCTTTATGAGAGCGTGACACTACCACACACACCAGACCTTTAACATAAACACATCAACATTTAGCGCCTCATCACAAAATTAAAGTGTCTGTCGCAGGGTCCTGGTATTAAAAGTTCACATTTATCTGAGAAACTATAACATgaataaatctgtgttttatgCTGAAAAGTTGACACCATTCAAACAGCatgaaaagacagacagaggctgAGCAGTGTCCTGCAGCTATAATAAAGCAAACTTTTCCTGAACTGGCTGCTTTGTTACCTTGCCATGGAAACACAATGGAATTGTTCTCAACCTACATAATGCATAGTATGACAGCATGTGGTGGCAGCATTATATCACAGAGTGGCTCACTGTTTCTGTTTCCTAAGCCCACACAGTTGTATACTTCTATAACTCtatttcatcattatatatTTTGGATTGTTCACATGTATAATTCAAGTTCTTTATTCTTATCATTGCACAACTATTACAGCAAAGCAGACACTGGCAATGAAATCTTAGGCCTCGGGCACCCCCAACAACCCTCATTAAATATCTATAAAGAAAACAATCACGCAAATAAAAGCTTAATCTGAATCTAAGACATGAAACAGTGCAAGTTAAAAGATAGGactaaaatataaacataaataacatgtaaaaataatataaatttgtgTAGACAGTATTTCAAATGAGTAAACTAAAGGTGAACAGCAATGTAAACAGctatgtaataaaaatgtatattaagAAGCAATAAGTATATATGTACACAGAGGAGTAAACAGTTTGTGAGTGACagtaagtttaagtttattttactttattaatcgccttgaggggaaattcaatgtttcaATGTATATCATTATAgtacagcctggtacagaatGAATAATTAAATAGATATATAAACTCTCCAGCCAGCTATTTTAAGATTCAAGATTGACTTTATTGTTCCACAAAAATCTCTTCACCCATGCTACAaccttaaaaacacaacatacaacATAGTAAGTAAACAAATCAACAGGTCCACAACATGGTGCCAGGCAGTGCATATACCTAAAGCATCTCAATACATGTATTTATCCATGTACAAAGTGTTCGAGAATCCactcacaaaaaacacactcaaaaatttcaaataaataaacaaataattaataacaacaatattgttattaatataataataataataataataaataaatgtcaagtgccaaaaataataattctaaaaaaatacatgtacaaaaatgcaaatcattATAATCCAGTGCCTATTCTGGCTATTGCATCTGCCCATTTGTATTACCTATAAGTattaatatgtcatttatttttggggatttttacatttaaaggtctagtttgtaggatttagtgacatttagtggtgaggttgcagattgcaaccaactgaaacttctcctgtgtgccaagtgtgtaggagaactatggtgacTAATGCAAAAATAAGAATACacgaaaacgcaaatggccctctctagagcaagtgtttggtttgtccgttctgggctactgtagaaacaacatggcggactccgtggAAGAGAACCTGCCTGTATGCTAGATAAAAAGCTAATTTTAAGATAATGAAAATACAACCATTCTTAGTTTCagatgtttaaacattaatattgcactcccctgaatcctacacactggacctttaagtctaTTTTCCCCATCAAGATCAACAATTTAGCTCCAACAGTGACACCTGGTGGTCAAACttatatattttaaagttttatgtctaattattttcatcatttcaaAGTGGACCGAACATTTCTCTGGTAAACAATTCTGTAttctttatttatattattataaacagATGAATGTCAATAAAACTTATATTTTCCATGCAGAGCTTCAGTAAAGGAACTCACACAGTCAGGCCGAGGTTGAACTCGGCGGAGTTTAGGATCCTGCAGAGGTCCACTGATAATCACATGACAGTGCTTTAGAGGCGGGCAGGACGACCATGGTAGCTTCCTTCTGTTCACAGactgcaggcagcagcagagctgtAATAACAGACATGAAATAGTAATAGCATGATACAAATCAGTGATGAATTAGTTTTAGGTTCAGTCCTCGGGGGTCGGCAGCGGACATGGCTGCTGGTGTCTTACTCTGCGTTGCTGTGAACCTCgtctgtttatctgtctgtgGAAACTTGGTAAGAGAGAAACTATACTACAGTAAGTTAGTTTAATTATAGAAAAAGTCACCTGATCACTCACAGGTCTGTAGTTCCTGGAAGGTTTTCTACCAGTAAAAATAGAATCACTTCCTTGTTTTATCTTGGTTTCATAATAGAGGAGTTATCTTTCAGTTGAAGGTTAACAGATTTTAAGTGTTAAATGTAATGCTGATATAATTTCCAACCCAGAAAGGTGATAGATAACCTACTGGGGTATTTATGTTTTGCATTCAAAGTGAAAGTATGTGAGTATTAGCATCAAGATAttcttaaagtaccaaaagtaaaactAATCATCATACCGAATGGCCCATTTCTTAATAATACATATATTACTGGGTTACATCCTGCAGCTGTGACTATTAACTAAAGCTTTAATGTAGTGTACAGTATTTGGCTTCAAAATGTACTTCAGTAGAAGTATcaagaaatggaaatactcaagtaaacaCAAGTActtcaaaactgtacttaaatGCACTGGATGTCGACACCGTGCTATCTCTTGCAGGTCTCTGGAGAACGATCATTCTCTATAGACTACAAAAACAACCGTTTCCTCAAAGATGGGAAGCCTTTTCAGTTCATCTCAGGGAGCATTCACTACTCAAGGGTCCCACAGTACTACTGGAAGGACCGGCTCATGAAGATGTACATGACTGGACTCAATGCTGTCCAAGTGTAAGTTCAACACATGACATTCTTAAATAGGTCAGAAAGTGTGATCTTTCTTTACTGTTCATTTACTCTGCCTCCACACAGGTATGTGCCCTGGAACTTCCATGAAACAGTGCAGGGCGTCCACAACTTCACAGGGGACAGAGATCTGGAGCATTTTTTGGATCTGGCCAATCAGACGGGGCTTCTGGTCATCCTGCGTCCCGGACCGTACATCTGTGCCGAGTGGGAAATGGTGAGAAAGTGAACCGTCATTGAGTTCACAACATCATAGCCCAAGAGGAAGTAAAAGGAACTGATGAACAAAAAGTTATATCTTATCAACAAAGTGTCATAgatgaaaaaaacaatgtgGTATTCTCAAAAACAAATCATGGGATatcataaacacagaaaaatagtAAGTAGAGAGTAAAAGATTTACCTGTCACATCTTTATAATGGGAGATTTTGAGTCAAAGTAAGCAACTACAGATCTCAGCCGAGGCCAAATGCCCTATTTTGCAATGTtaacaaatgtgaaaaataatttgtgtatccaACCTGTGATTCAGATCTGCCCATGCTACACCCtaccaacagaaaaacaaactaaccaaCAAAACAAGTGAAAGAAAGCATAAGCttccttggtggaggtaataatgtTGTTATTGAACATTGCGCTTTACTTTTCTGATCACCTAAATATTCatcacaatatttaaaaacttcaGATGTAAGCATTACTCTCCTTACAGTCTGCACACTAATAATGAATGTAAGTAGCAGGATTtatatttaaaggagcaatatACGACATTCATAGCATATCTATTATTCAGAGTGTGAGCAGGGATTGTCTGCAcgtggctctcaacatggagttGGCTGAGCTGGCGGCTAGAAGCTAAGGGTGCTAACAGCAGGAACAGTTCTAACAACggtaacagtgctgacagagctaatggtgatTTGTGACGACGCTGTCCCACCACCTTGGGTCAGGATGACGTTATCAGCGTTAACTGCCGTATGAGGACAGTGTAGAGTGGTGGTggttagctagccagtgggatacacacacagggactcgcGCACACTAACATGCAGTCGCTACCAGACCATCTACCACAACAAGCCATAGAAAAATCAGATAACAACACATACTGAAGTAGCGTGACTTCACTCTCTGCttaggacgccattactccaccatATTGTTACATAACAAATAGAtatttgctgctatattaatgttcttAATGTCATTTATAGAACCTTTAACATGCACTTaatacacattaaaatacaatTCAAAAGGATGGATGTCATCGTGCATGCCAGTTCTCTTTTCGTGCATACCACTTAGTGAGAAAGAGACTGATCGTACGATAGATAACCTGGATTAAGTATTAGTCACCTTACTAAGAAATCAGTAACATGATCTCCCAACGGTTTCCTGTCTGCATTCTTTCAGTGATGCTGTGCATTTGATAAACGTGTTTTCAGTATATCTGTTTGCTGATGATATTTCCTTCCAAGGGTGGATTGCCAGCATGGCTGCTTCAGAAACCAAACATCGTACTCCGCTCAGCTGACGCAGGTATAACATGCACCTACTGTATGTGTCTTTGTACTTTGTTTTAAATCGTAATATGCCGCTCATTTTCTGTCTGCTCCAGATTATGTCCAGGCAGTCAGCAACTGGCTGGCTGTTCTTCTGCCCAAAATGAAGCCCTGGCTGTACATCAATGGCGGCAACATCATCACTGTCCAGGTACAGCATCACGTGGGTATGCTTTTTTTATTAGTCAGCAATTTAATATTGGTTTTAATGAACGTCTTTGGCTACAGGTGGAGAATGAATACGGAAGTTACTTTGCTTGTGACTACAACTACATGCGTCACCTGCGGACTCTGTTCCGCTTCCTCCTGGGTGAAGACACGGTCCTGTTCACCACTGACGGGAACACAGACAAGGAAATGACATGTGGTAGTCTGGAGGGGTTATATGCAACAATAGACTTTGGCACAGGTTGGTACTTTGTGGAAATAATTAACAACAATTAACAACACAGCATcctgtatttattattaataacttacatttttaacaagggAAAGCGGTAATTTCTACTATTTATTCCCTCCTGCAGACAACAACTTAACTGAAGCATTCAAGCGGCAAAGACGGTTTGAGCCTCGCGGGCCACTGGTCAGTAACATATTACATTTCACTTACCATAACATGCAGTAATTACTGACTCATCAAACTAAACATATGATGGGAAAATGTTTTACATGATGTCACAGGTGAACTCAGAATTCTACACCGGCTGGTTGGACCACTGGGGAGATCCACATGCTGTGGTTAATGCCCAGAAGGTCAGCAGAGTGTTGGCGGAAATGCTGACCATGGGGGCCAACGTCAACATGTATGTCTCCCTTGATATTTCCAGCCTTTTCTTTCGGACGCATCAGTCACCACTTCAATAAAACTGCTCCACCCCATGAGGTGAAAAGCACCTGCCTATGTAATAAACACAGCTTTTCCCACTAAGTAACACACCTTACCCCTCTCTCATCTCAGGTACATGTTCGAAGGCGGCACTAACTTTGGCTACTGGAACGGTAACGCCTTTGCTTTTCATAATCTCAGTTTTGGATCATCTCAGGCGTTTACATGATACAGATGGAGATAAAAggctcagcttgtggtgcatTTACGTCTTTGTAACCCCCCCAAGGTGCCGATCATGACACGAGGTTCCGCTCAGTCGTGACTAGTTATGATTATGACGCCCCGCTGTCTGAGGCAGGAGACCCCACAGAGAAGCTGTTGGCCATCAGAGATGTTATTAAGCAGGTACCACTGATTGAACTGCCCCCCACTAAGGCTGATGTCCTGATTACACTTGTTCATATGTCTCAGATATGATTAATGTGTCACTGCTTCTCGACAGTTTAGAGATATTCCCTCTGGTCCCATGCC is from Epinephelus moara isolate mb chromosome 7, YSFRI_EMoa_1.0, whole genome shotgun sequence and encodes:
- the glb1l gene encoding beta-galactosidase-1-like protein, translated to MAAGVLLCVAVNLVCLSVCGNLVSGERSFSIDYKNNRFLKDGKPFQFISGSIHYSRVPQYYWKDRLMKMYMTGLNAVQVYVPWNFHETVQGVHNFTGDRDLEHFLDLANQTGLLVILRPGPYICAEWEMGGLPAWLLQKPNIVLRSADADYVQAVSNWLAVLLPKMKPWLYINGGNIITVQVENEYGSYFACDYNYMRHLRTLFRFLLGEDTVLFTTDGNTDKEMTCGSLEGLYATIDFGTDNNLTEAFKRQRRFEPRGPLVNSEFYTGWLDHWGDPHAVVNAQKVSRVLAEMLTMGANVNMYMFEGGTNFGYWNGADHDTRFRSVVTSYDYDAPLSEAGDPTEKLLAIRDVIKQFRDIPSGPMPPATPKFAYGFVTLKKVGNISDLLKTLSPLGPVESQYPLTFEEMKQYYGYVLYRTTLPRDLSEPTPLISPLNGVHDRAYVSVNGVFQGLLERDTVLVMNLTGQQGDTVDILVENMGRVNFGSKINDYKGLLSDLILGKDVLTNWKIYPLDIDGAIAGGWPHSNSQKSPPAPWKEPSLGPVFYRGTLQPNGLAWDTFLKLNEWTKGQVWINGVNLGRYWPARGPQQTLYVPGPLLSTTQPNNITVLELEGAPAHLRVLFMDRPQLNVTAGKS